The genomic DNA GAGAAAAACAATGAAAAAAATAAAACTTATGAGCGCTGCCTTCTGCCTAATAGCCGCAAGCTTGCTCATGCTAGGGAGTAATTATGCATCCCTCACCGTAAAGGATCAGCTTTCAGCCCAAAAAATATCATTTCCAGATAAGGCAACGTTAGAAAAAGACAACTCCAAGCTGGTCTCTTTTGCCGACAAAGCTGTAGATACGGGTGATGAAGCGAAAGCTTATTCGGATTACATCAAAGGCCACTTGGCAAAAGTTGCCAATGGCAAAACCTATTCGGAGGTAAGCGGCGAGTTTCAAAAAGATCGAACCAACAAAACCCTAGAGGCCCAGAGAACTAATCTTTTCATGGGCGAGACGTTACGCGGTTTACTACTCAACGCGTGGGGTTGGGGCTTAGTTGGAAAAATTGCTCTATGGGCCTCGTATGCAGTGTTCATAGTTTCGGTTGGACTGTTAGTGTGGGCAGTAGCCGACAGTGGTACTCGTAAATCGCTGCCAGCCCATACGGTTGCAAAACGAAAAGCCAAAAAGTAGTTACTAGGGTCGAAAGCTGCTAGGCAAGTTGTCGAAGTCAGTCTCGGCGATAATCGCATCCGCTTCTTTGTTCGCTGCAGCTATTTTATGACGCTGCTTTAGGGAATTGAATGCTAAATAAACTGCCTGGGCGGTGACGCCAATGCCGTCCGCTAGAAAATCTCCTAGCTCCTTATTTTCAGCCTTAGCCTTGTGGCTTGCAAGTAAGTCAGATAGCTTATAGAGCTCTGGGTGAGATTTGAAACCCCTTGAGGATATGTTATAAAACATTGATGTGGGATCATTGACTGCCAGAATGGTGCGACCGAAACCCTGAAGCTGGGTGCTGGCTAGCCTTCTGCACTCTGGAAAATCGGCTATTGGAAGGACACTTTGATCTAATGCTAAGCTAGTAATGCCTGATCCAATAACAAACGCATCCCTGCACTTAGCAACACCAGAAGCAGTATCAAAAAGCGGAAATACCGTCTCAGCGAGCAAAGTACACGCAGCTTTAATTTCTGAGTCAAAAAGATTTTCGATGCTGCCTACTAATTTCGTAGGATCAGCCAACGCTCTCTCATAGACATTGGACAGAGGGTCTAAAACCAAAGCCTCTGGATAAACAGGCATGAGAATATCTTACAACATTTAGAATAATATTCAATACCCCGGTATTGTTTTAGTCGTAAGTTTTATGATTGGCCGCGTTTTTCGACGCTAGTCAGATTTTAGATTGGACCGAGTTTTAGGCTATGATATCCTAGTAACACTTGTTTATGCACTAAGCGTGAAAAAGCCCTGAAGATCTTTCTGATGGCAGATCGTAAGAGAACTTTTCAGGTTCCACATTCGGGTGAGAAGCACCAGCGGTGCTTCGGAAACTCGGAAACAGATTTTGAACTTGTTCAAAGTATGTTGAGAGCGGTGAAGCAATCCTGTGAATTGCTGCAAGTGAGTCCACTCTTGAAGATTCATTTTCAAAGAGGTGGCGAAGGGGTCGCAGAATGTGACCGGGACTCGGCTGAAACTTGTTTCACCAAGATCGTGACGACAATCCCATTCGAACACCTCGCACCTTTAAGGTATAATCAATCATATATTGGGGATTGGCCAAGCGGTAAGGCAACGGGTTCTGGTCCCGTGATCGGGGGTTCGAATCCCTCATCCCCAGCCATTTTCGGACTTTTTAAGAATTGGTCGCCCAAATGGGCGGCTTTTTCTTTGGCTGCGCGGAGCGCAAGCCAGATGTTTTCTTGGGGGGAATTGGAGCTACGGCGCGGCAGAAGCCGCGCTTGTTTTTTAGATAAAAAGAGGTTCAATCCGTCAATTTCAGCAAAAGCGGCTTTTATGGCAATCGGCTCGGCGTTTGTGGCTATTTTCTTGAGAGAAACAGCCGTTTTGAGCCACTGGCGCATAGGTTCAACCCAACTATTAGCGGCAAGTGTAAGTTTGGCGATTTGTTCTTCAAGCGACTTCTTTTCACTCATTAGTTCGGCTTGCTTGGTTTTGTATGTCGGCTGGTCAATGTCTTGGTCTAGGTAACTGTCCAGAAGTCGCTGTAACTTGCTTTGCAAGTTACGCACCTTTTCTTGTGCTTCGGCTATGAATACGCCAGTGGTTCGCTCGGCTGTTTTCTCGTCCTCGTTCAGCATTTGCTCAAGCGTAGTTGCCCACGCGCTCGGCAGGGCGTAGCCCTGCAAAATATCGGACAACTGCGCCACAAGCTGTGGTTCGGTTATGGCTAGTTCAATGCACTTCATTATTTTACTTTTGCGCGTGCAACGGTAATAGGTGTATTCGTGTATATTGCCGTTCTTTTGGTGCTTGACTTTCTTTTCGGCAGTAATTGCCATATTGCACACGCCGCAAATTAGCAAACCGCATAAGGCTTGTGGCGCGTTCGCGCCTTTTCGCTTGTGCCCGCGCTTTTCGGCTACTGCTTGCACCGCGTCAAACAGTTTCTTGGACATAATCGGCGTGTGCTTGCCCTCGTACATCTCACCAGCATATCTAAAATGTCCGTAGTAAAACGGATTTGTCAGCATATATTTGATTTGGTCTTTTTTGAGGGGCAAGCCGCCGCTGGTTTTTATGCCGTTGTCGGCAAAATAGTCGGCAATCTCCTGCAACCCTTTGTCGCCTTTGCTGTACAGCTCAAAAGCCGATACAACCAGCGGCGCACGCCGTTTATCTACAACAATAGTGCGGGTACGCACATCATTTATGTAGCCGAGCGGTGCAAGTCCAGGCATTTCACCGCGTCTGACTTTTTGGCGTAGCCCACGCTTGGTGTTCTCGGACAGATTGTCTACATAGTATTTGCTCTGACCAAATGCGATGGACAGCATAAACTTGCCCTGTGATGTGTTCTCAAACCAAAATGTCGGAAACTTCAGATTGGTCAGGTGCGTTTGGTCTAGCAAATATACGATTTGTCCGCCGTCAATGGAATTACGGGCAAGTCTGTCGGGGTGCCACGCGATTATACCGCTGGCTTCGCCAGCCTCAATGCGCTTCAACATCGTGCCGAACTTCGGGCGGCCTGGTATTTTAGCGGTGCGCTTTTCAATAATGGTATCTACAATATGCAAGCTGTTATCTCTGGCATACTTCCGCAGTTCGGCAATCTGCGCTTCAATACTTAAAACCTGCTTGTCCTCTACGTCTGTACTCTTGCGAGCGTACAAAAAGTATTTTTCGTTCATAGTTTACCCCCTAAAACTTAAATGACCGTCCTGGTGCAACCAACCTAGAAGAACTAGATTGTCCAAGACGGCCATTTAAGCCCTCAAATAAAAATAGTTCTTCACTGGTTGGTTGCTCTTTCATTATATCAAGAAAACCGCCTGTGGCGGTCTAAAAAACAAGCGCGGCTTCTGCCGCGCCGTAGCTCCAATTCCCCCCAAGAAAACATCTGGCTTGCGCTCCGCGCAGCCAAAGAAAAAGCCGCCCATTTGGGCGACCAATTCTTAAAAAGTCCGAAAATGGCTCATTTTTACAACGAGGCTAGAACCTATTTCCAACAAGATGTGTAAATGTAAGCCCCACCGTTTGCCAGCCAAAGGCTGACCCGCCCCGCCAGCCCTGACTTTTGCATTTTTGATGTTCCCCCCGCCGAATTTCTTCTTTCAGTTGAGAAAAGTCAGGTCTGTCGGGTCGGCTGCGCTGGAGCGCAGAAACGGCTGGGCTTGGTCGGTGGCACAACGTACAAAAAACCAAAAAATGCTGGACTTTTCATTGTACCTATGCTACAATATATTTTATGAAATTGAGCAACAATTTCTCATCAGTTAAATCACTCGTTGCTCTGCATCTCTTGCACTGGGCTTAGTCCCGAATTGTCTTAAATTACCATTTGAATCTATATTATTTCTTAAACTTTTAGGAGAAAGACCATGTCCGCCATAGGAATACTTGGCGGTATGGGGCCTCAAGCAAGCAATAAGCTGTATGAGCTACTCATTAAGGGTACGCAGAACTATACGCCTGCCGCCGTTGATGATGACTATCCAGAAATTGTCTTGCTGAACGTCCCCGTACCCAACTTCATATCAGACAAAAGCGAATTGCCAAATGCGAGGCAAATGCTTATCGAACGCACAAAGCTGCTTGAACAAGCAGGCTGTACCGTCAATGGTATCGCCTGTAATACAGCACACATCTTACTGCCCGAACTGCAAGCAGTAACAAAAGTGCCGTTCTTGGCCATACCCGCGTTAGTGGCAGATAACATTAAGGCCGCTGGCTACAAGCGAGTAGGCTTGTTGGCTACGCCCACAACCTTAAACTCTACGATATATGACGAGGCTTTAGCCGATGTCGCTGAAATAGTGCGGCCAGACACTACATTTGCAGAGCAAATTGAGCAATACATCTATAAAAAGCTCAATGACAGTTTGACGGAACGTGAAAGGCAGCAATTTAGGCGACAGGTTAAAACATTTAAGGAAGCGTACAACCTAGAAACAATTATTCTAGGCTGTACAGAATTGCCGCTAGTATACGGTGCCATTGATAGTGCGGATGTCATCGACACGTTGCAAGTTCTAGCCGATGAGCTGCTGAAAGAGTATTTTACTCCTTAGCAAGTTTCTCTTGGCTCGAACCGTTGATGATGTAAACATCACCGTCACGAAAGGTTTTATGTGGTATGTTGTTGCCCACAACATACTCATATTCCTTTTCGACTGCTTCGGACTCGTGGTGGTTTGAGTGAAAGTGTACGATTGGGTAGAAATCTATATAGCCCAAACCGTCCCATATTTCGCCAGACTCGTAGCCTGCTGCGCTTGCGTCTTTGTCATCGACCAGCTCAACGCCTTTGAGCGATTTTGTGAGTACACAGAACGCTGCACTATAACCAGCATAGACCAGTTTGTCGGTTTCTATGAGTTCCCGAAAAACTTTGTCAAAACCACTTTGCTTAAAGGCTTTTGCGAGTATAAATACATTTCCACCACTGAACCAAACTAAGTCGTATTGCTCCATTTTTTCAACGATGCCGTCTTTGCCAAAATAGTGGCGTAAATCTAGTTCTTCTGGCTGATAGCCGAGGCTTTTCATATCTTCAAGTTCTCGTTTGAGGACGATGTCATTTCTGACATCTGGCTCTGTACTATCAAGAGCATTAACGCAAACGGCCACTTTTGCCGCTGGCTTACCAACCAGCTCTTTTAGTTTTTCGGTGTGATCTCCGAGGCGATACGATGACATATAGAGTTTCATAAGATAAGCATAGCAAATCGCTAGGCTTGCAGCTACGCCACCGACCAAGCCCAGCCGTTTCTGCGCTCCAGCGCAGCCGACCCGACAGACCTGACTTTTCTCAACTGAAAGAAGAAATTCGGCGGGGGGAACATCAAAAATGCAAAAGTCAGGGCTGGCGGGGCGGGTCAGCCTTTGGCTGGCAAACGGTGGGGCTTACATTTACACATCTTGTTGGAAATAGGTTCTAGCCTCGTTGTAAAAATGAGCCAAATGCGACAGCAGAATTTCAGACCTAAGTCCCTAATTCTGCTATTACATATGGAAGCATCATTTAATATCGTCAGTGCATTCTTCAAAGGCTCTTCAAATCAAGCCAAACTGGCAGCTGGATTGGAGGCAACAAAACACTCAGATAGTGATAGCTTTTTGTATTTATCATATGTCATTGCAAGTATTTCTCAATCTGTAGCAGCCTTAGAAGCAGAAGCATTTAATATTATTAACTATGGCATAGGACATACGAAGGGCTCTAACGGTTACAACTTAGAATCGATTGTTGCCCTACATACAGATGCGGCGAAAATCGATAGGATGCCTATTGTAGATAGATATTCTGTTATTTTGCAAATATTGGGTAAGGAACCGATGAATTACGATGAAGATATAGTCCGTGATATGCATAATCTCTACAATCTGAGAAATGAAACCACACATTATAAGTCATTTGCCACAAACGAAATTATTCCTGAACCTAATAACGATGAAGATTCTGCGTCTAGAGTAAATTTCAAATTACTTGATGATCTAGGCCTTAAGAAATCACATTTTTACGGCAAAGAGTACGGAGGTGTTCCATTACTGCAATATCTAGGATACGAAACAGCAAAATACTCGAATATCATCGCCAAAAACTTTCTCGTGTATTTTTATAACAAATTAGGCGAAGACAATCCATATCTAGATTAATGTTCCAGACCCATATGCTCAGCCAGATGCGACAGTTGAATATTAGACCCATGTCAGTTATCCTGTTTTGCATCAGTTAAGCTAACAATTATGAATAAAATATTGAGATTCAAGGATATTCTTTCAAAGATAAGTGGCGTTAGTACATCAATTGCTGGTGTACAGTGGCAGACTAGCAAGAGTGAACTTGCATGTGCAAAATCAGTGATTAATTACCTAGAAGATAGACGCGTGCTTTACAATCCCACTGAACTCGAGATGCCACATCATTGTCTTAACTCAGTTAACGAAATCATGCATTTTCTTACGTCCGAGATTGATGGGTTGAAGGATCAGAGTAACCTAAAGCTTAATCTCAAGATCATGCGCGCAGCGTGCCGACGTTTTCTTGATTCTAGCCCAGAACCAGTCAATAGATTCCCAAATAGCTACGACTCATGGGTTTTCTATAGTAATTTAGGAGAGTTGCGTGGTGTCTTTGGACTTTGTCTCCGTGAGATTGTTCTGAACTTTGAGTTAGCAGTTGAAAATGACCTTGCGATGATAATGCCTGCGGAAGATTAAAATATTAGACCCGTAAGCTCAGCCAAGGAAAATCCACCCGTTCATGGGTGGTTTTTTCTTGGCTTGGATCAAAGACACAACAGATTGTGTCTTTGGGGACTCGAACAGACACAAACCTTGTTCATTGGCATTCCGCGAACGGTTCGCCGGCGTCGCGAGCCTGAAAAAACAGCAAAGCTACGGAACGCCATTCGCAGACCAATTGACGCATTGACTTACCCCCGTTTAGCGTGTGATAATCACTCTATGAAACAGGTTGTTTTTGTAACAGGAAATAAGTGGAAAATATCTGACGCTAAAGCCGCCCTCACTGCGTATGGTATTACGGTAAGGCCACGCAGCTTAGAGCTAGAAGAGATACAGTCTCACGATCCACACCGTATCGCCATGCACAAAGCGCAGCAAGCTCACGATGCAATTCAACAACCACTCGTGGTAAACGATGCCTCTTGGTCCTTTCCGGCACTCGGTGGGTTCCCCGGGGGATATATAAAGGACGTCGTACAGTGGTTTACTACAGAAGATTTTCTATCACTGCTTAGATTCAAGAAAGACAAGAGTCTAACGATAACAGAAACCGTGACCTATATCGACGGCGATACTACCCAGACTTTTTCGCACAAGCTTCAAGGTACTATTATTCTGAGCCCTCGCGGCTCCGGCACAAGCATCGAAACCATCGCTGAATTCTCTGGACATACTTTAGCTGAACTACATTCACAAAATCTTGAGATTAAGCCAGATGGACCAAGTGCATGGGAAGCGTTTGGTAACTGGTACTCAAAGCAACCATGATGCGACTCGTTAAATCCAAGAAACCTGTAGATATGTACAACATGGTTGGCTATTGCCCTCCTAGAATTTTAAAGTTCAGATTACCAAACCGGCATTTTGGAAATGACCAAAAGCTTCAAAAATGTTAGTAAAGCCAAGCCATGACGAACTGACTTTCTTTGATGAAGTGCATCTGTATGACGATAATAAAGAGCTAAGTCTATGATAAGTAGATCAGATTATCTCTGTTAGCTGTGCATCGGATCCAGATCTATGAGGCTGTATAGCGAATTTTCTTTACCATAGAACCAAGCCCACAACTGATCTCCATACGAGTAGTGCCACCATTCAACCATGCAACTGGCAAGACCAGCCTGGAGCATTGCAGTAAGTAGAATAAGCCTGTTAGATTTTTGCGTGTCAGTCAGCTCTTCACAAAATAGGTAAGACTTTTCGGTGTCATCGTTTAGCTTGCTACCAAAATCAACCAGCTTTCCTGTCGTGGTATCTATCATGTCTACATCGACTGCAGCTCCACATACATGGGGCGGTAAAGTGGTTTCGGGATCACTCACAAATTCGCGTGCATGCTCTAATGCTTCTTCATCACTAACTTGCGGGTTATCCTTCTTGTAATCATCTGCACAGTCAATAAGTATTTTTCTTTGCACATCGATTGGTCGATGGCCTGCACGTAGTACTAGTTTGTATCTACTGTCAAGATGATTTGCTGCGACAAGCAGCCGCTTTGCAAGTTCGGAACGTAGATAGATGGCATCATATTCTGGATGAAGTGACATGTAATCTCTGTAGCGTTGACCCTCCCAGTCGTTATCGAGTGTCCAACAAGGTTCAACGAGTAATCTTTCTGCAGATTCAACCCTCACCAAAGAATCTTTTTGATCGCTCGACTGATATTTAGAGAAATCTACACTTTCGTTACTGCGAGCTCTGGCTAGTTTTTCTTCTATTGTCATAAGTTCATCATTCACATATATATTGTCACACAAAAGTAGCAGTCTAAGTAGTTTAAGTTGTTTTAGAACATAAGCTGATGAAAAATTTGCAAGTTAAAATATTCTTCTAGCGGCGGGCACAAGTTTGGCAGTTATCCTCGGTGGTATCGCTAGCACGCCAGATAGTGAGCGCTCTAAGTGGGCCCATCAGGTCGGAGTAGCCGATAAAGTCAGCGAAGCGCCTCAGAATAGCAGGTAAAATGCCGCCAATTGTCAGGCGACCCCATTGCAACACGGCGCTGCGGTCGCCGATAGGCACGATTTGGATAGGCTTGGCGGGGTTGTAAGCTTTTCTTTTTTTGTTGTTAAGTCGTCTGGTTATGTCCTTATAGACAAAATTGCCATTTTGAACCGCAGTTAAGGCTAGACCAGAGTATTTGGTCGCTGCGTTATCGCCGATTACATAAATACTCGGCCGAATCTGTAGATACTGGTTGACTTTGATTTTGTTGCGTTCGCCAACGGGGAAAACATCCGCCTTATCGGCAAAAAATGGATTGTTGATAGCCCCAGCCGTCCAGATAATGGCGTGAGTTGGGATTGGCCCTTCGTTGGTGCGCAGCTCATCTAATCTGCCAGCTGTAACTTTGGTATTGAGTCGGATTTTGACACCTAACTTCTCAAGTCTACGTTTAGCAATTCTGCTGGCGCGCTCGCTCATAACAGGCAAAAGCCGCGGTGCGCCTTCGACTAGCCAGATATTGATGCGTTTGCGACTGCGGCGATGTTTGCGGGCAATTTTACGCAGGTAGTTTCCGAGACCTGCTGCTAATTCAACACCAGTTGGGCCACCACCGACCACCACAAAGTTGCGCGACGCCTCGTCGTCTAACATAAGTGTGTCGTGCAAATGCTTGCGAAGTTTGACGACTTCTTGGCTGGTTTTCATGCCGTAGGCGTATTCGTGGAGGCCCTCGATATTGAAGAAAGTACTGACAACGCCGATCGCAAAAACGATCTCGTCATATTCGATAATCTGGCCAGACTCTAGGTTTAACTTCTTGGTGTCGACGTCGATACTCAGTGCTTTGTCGATAATTAGGTTGAGGTTGGGGCAGTCTAAAAGCATCCATTCTAGCGGCAGGCGTGAGACTCCCACTTTATGGCCGGTCGCAGAGCGGTAAAGTGCCGGGCAGTAACGGAATTCCTCGCCGTCGCTTATCAGGGTAATATAGACGTTTTTGGTCCTGCGTAGTTTCCTAGCTAAGCGGACGCCAGCAAAGCCGCCGCCGACAATTACAAGATGTTTCATTAGTTTAATTTTAGCATAAGCGCTCTTGCGTGCCTTGCTAATTTCGCTTAAGCTATTAGTAAACGATGGGCAATCTTAAAGACGAGATATTGGGGTTAATCAAGGGTGAGGCTGAAGACTCGCCTGAGTTCAAAGAATTTTATAGCCATGACGCTAGCATGTTTGAGCTTATCCCAGAGGTCGTAGTAGCGCCGCAGGATAGTGAAGATGTTAAGACTTTGGTAAAGTATGCCCAAGAAAAACACAAGAAGGGTCAACGAATCTCCCTGACAGCTCGAAGCGGCGGGACAGATATGAGCGGTGCAGCCATTTCAGAATCTGTTGTGCTAGATTTTAGCAAACATTTTACTAAAATTGGCGAAGTAACTAGCACTTCCGCGCAGGTACAACCGGGTGTTTTTTATCGAGATTTTGAACCACTGACACTCCAAAAAGACGCAATAATGCCTAGCTATCCGGCTAGTCGAGACCTTTGTACGGTTGGTGGAATGGTAGCTAACAACTCAGGTGGAGAAAAATCGCTTCGATATGGAAAAGTAGAAAAATTTGTAAATTCACTAAAGGTAGTTTTTGCCGACGGCAATGAGTACGAGGTAAAACCACTCACCAAACGTGAGCTGGAAGCCAAAATCGCTCAAGGGGACTACGAGGGCGGAATTTACCGTAAAGTTTTTGAACTTGTTGATAAGCATTATGATGAAATTCAAGCGGCTCGACCAAAAGTTAGCAAAGATTCAACTGGCTATCATTTGTGGGATATTTGGAACCGTGAAACTGGAATTTTTGACCTCTGCCAAGCCATTATCGGTAGTCAAGGTACGCTCGGATTGGTGACAGATATCAACTTCAAGCTTGTGCCGGCTTATAAGCATTCTGGTACTTTAGTTATGTTCCTACGTTCAATTGATGATCTTGGCAGCCTGATAAATGATGTTATGGCGCATAAACCTGCTACTTTTGAAGGCTTTGATAATTACACGTTGATGTTGAGCTTTAAACTCTTCCCGCTTTTTCACAAGCGGCTAGGTTGGTGGGGCATGATCAAGCTAGCAATCCAGCTAATACCTAACGCTTTCATGCTTTTCCGTGGAATACCGAAAATGGTTATGTTGATTGAGTTTGACGGCAACGATCCGAGCGAGGTTGCCGCAAAAGTCCATGCTTTACGGGAATCTTTGCATAATTACGACCACGAAAGCCTGTTCGAGGAAGATGAGACAGAGGCTAAGAGCAAGAAGTTCTGGATAATGCGGCGTGAGAGCTTCAAGTTGCTCCGCGACAAAGTCCACGACAAGCACACGGCGCCGTTTATGGACGATCTAATTGTACGCCCAGAGTTTTTGCCAGAGTTTTTGCCAAAGATCCGTACGATTATCAAAAAGTATAACTTGCTAGCGACCATTGCAGGCCACATGGGAGATGGAAACTTTCATATTATTCCGCTGATGAACATAGAGCGTGAAGATGAAAAAGCCAAACTAGAGCCTGCCATGCGCGAGATAAACAAAGTGGTACTGGACTATCAAGGTTCTCTCAGTGGTGAGCATAATGACGGTATGATTCGTGGGCCGTGGTTACGCGAAATGTATGGACCAAAAATGTTCAAGCATTTTAAAACACTCAAGGAAATATTTGACCCAAACTACATATTTAACCCACACAAAAAGACAGACTCTGACTGGCAATATTCGATGAAGCACCTTCGTGAAAAGTTCTAGCCTAGTTTAGGCGGTAGCAACTACCCTTAACTAAGCCCCTAGCCTTAACCCTAATATATGCAGTTCAGGCTTCCTCACCTCTTGGTCTAAAAGCCTGTATAAAGTGGCAAAAAAGATAATTGACCTAACTTGGTATCCCATGGTATAATAATTGCGAATTTAACGGAGTAACAGATTCATGGCAATCACTAGTTTAGTGCGACCGGAACAGAAACCAAAACTTCCCTTTGATCCAGGCCAAACAGCCGAACTTTTCGGTGAAGTCTTAGGTATATTAGGCTTTGTTGTTGATGACGCGGTCAGGCAAGAGCTTGCTAAAGACACAGATGATCTGGCTACCAGACTAGCAACTGCCAAATTTGCTGGTCAAGCCGTGACAGGCGAAGCCGTATTAAACATCCCATATAGTCTTTTAACTACAGCTGAGCTAATCGAAGGGATAGACAGTGCAGATAGCCGTAAGTTCAGAGGTGCTAACCAAGGCAAAAAGTTTTTGGAAGCTGTTGTTTTTCATGAGCTTTGGACCCCAGGCACAGACGCCGATAGTTACACTGATGAGCAACTAGGTGCTGCTAGCGGTAAGCTTACCACCGTCAGGTTCCTAGTCAATAATCCACATAAAAACAGCAAAAACAAAGGTTATTCAGCAGAACCGCTACTCCACTTCTTAGGCGATCCATTCGATGCGAAGTATGCTAAAGACAGCCAGCAGACTC from Candidatus Saccharibacteria bacterium includes the following:
- a CDS encoding Type 1 glutamine amidotransferase-like domain-containing protein; the protein is MKLYMSSYRLGDHTEKLKELVGKPAAKVAVCVNALDSTEPDVRNDIVLKRELEDMKSLGYQPEELDLRHYFGKDGIVEKMEQYDLVWFSGGNVFILAKAFKQSGFDKVFRELIETDKLVYAGYSAAFCVLTKSLKGVELVDDKDASAAGYESGEIWDGLGYIDFYPIVHFHSNHHESEAVEKEYEYVVGNNIPHKTFRDGDVYIINGSSQEKLAKE
- a CDS encoding FAD-binding oxidoreductase — protein: MGNLKDEILGLIKGEAEDSPEFKEFYSHDASMFELIPEVVVAPQDSEDVKTLVKYAQEKHKKGQRISLTARSGGTDMSGAAISESVVLDFSKHFTKIGEVTSTSAQVQPGVFYRDFEPLTLQKDAIMPSYPASRDLCTVGGMVANNSGGEKSLRYGKVEKFVNSLKVVFADGNEYEVKPLTKRELEAKIAQGDYEGGIYRKVFELVDKHYDEIQAARPKVSKDSTGYHLWDIWNRETGIFDLCQAIIGSQGTLGLVTDINFKLVPAYKHSGTLVMFLRSIDDLGSLINDVMAHKPATFEGFDNYTLMLSFKLFPLFHKRLGWWGMIKLAIQLIPNAFMLFRGIPKMVMLIEFDGNDPSEVAAKVHALRESLHNYDHESLFEEDETEAKSKKFWIMRRESFKLLRDKVHDKHTAPFMDDLIVRPEFLPEFLPKIRTIIKKYNLLATIAGHMGDGNFHIIPLMNIEREDEKAKLEPAMREINKVVLDYQGSLSGEHNDGMIRGPWLREMYGPKMFKHFKTLKEIFDPNYIFNPHKKTDSDWQYSMKHLREKF
- a CDS encoding FAD-dependent oxidoreductase, yielding MKHLVIVGGGFAGVRLARKLRRTKNVYITLISDGEEFRYCPALYRSATGHKVGVSRLPLEWMLLDCPNLNLIIDKALSIDVDTKKLNLESGQIIEYDEIVFAIGVVSTFFNIEGLHEYAYGMKTSQEVVKLRKHLHDTLMLDDEASRNFVVVGGGPTGVELAAGLGNYLRKIARKHRRSRKRINIWLVEGAPRLLPVMSERASRIAKRRLEKLGVKIRLNTKVTAGRLDELRTNEGPIPTHAIIWTAGAINNPFFADKADVFPVGERNKIKVNQYLQIRPSIYVIGDNAATKYSGLALTAVQNGNFVYKDITRRLNNKKRKAYNPAKPIQIVPIGDRSAVLQWGRLTIGGILPAILRRFADFIGYSDLMGPLRALTIWRASDTTEDNCQTCARR
- a CDS encoding aspartate/glutamate racemase family protein — translated: MSAIGILGGMGPQASNKLYELLIKGTQNYTPAAVDDDYPEIVLLNVPVPNFISDKSELPNARQMLIERTKLLEQAGCTVNGIACNTAHILLPELQAVTKVPFLAIPALVADNIKAAGYKRVGLLATPTTLNSTIYDEALADVAEIVRPDTTFAEQIEQYIYKKLNDSLTERERQQFRRQVKTFKEAYNLETIILGCTELPLVYGAIDSADVIDTLQVLADELLKEYFTP